The genome window AGATatgccaatgagactttgtgggagattgttggaattttgctagtaggcctttgggccaaagcccaactaaaattctgaaattctcttgacCCATTCATGCACatatgtgagtggagtgagtgagactagagtttagtcccaccaaggaagttgagagagacttgcacctctttataaggtgagctcttccaccacttgtatgagcatgagaagaggagacctacacgcgcgctcctccttctcgctcgcctcgccatgccacgcctcgcctcgcctcgtcCTGACGCGCCGCGGGATTGAGCCAAGCCGAGAACAGAGCTATGCAcattgtctatatttttgctgctcgGGAAAATTAATGAGCCACTAATTAATAATTAAtggacgcgttaattactgaaccgtttcctattcttttggatcgtgactCGGCCGTGGGATTTACTcacacgacctacccggcccgcactacATAGTCAgacagacgtctaccctagccgccgccgctttgTATGATTTCGCatcaccgttccagatcattgcgccacCAAGCAAGTCTTATCCATCCCTCCTTTCGCcgtgcaccgggagaagggacagtaggcctccggaaccccgcctcttgTGATCCTGTAAGGGAGAGGGGCGATCatgtttttggggagcgctctcgcgcgactgctggcagcgacgactttgcgaacgatgacttcttccccgacctcggcaacctcatccttgACGACAcaggcgacaacgtcaacgccgacGGTGTTGCTCCCACTCCACCGTATgcgattctatccttcctgttcgagatcgtggtagaattcatgtttctagtgtGTGCCCTAGATGTGGtatgttcatctactatgctagttcgcatgattagtttaatctctgctattgtagtcatgatttatcttctgtttatttGGATTAGATCttgtagtaatttgctcatatgtACAACATTAACGTATTTCCTTCATTGTTCCTCTGGCGTGCGTGCTTCACCCCGTGACCGATGATGCAAAACGTAGGCGCCGCGACTGGGGGGCATCACGCCCCTAGCACGCGGTTTGCACCGGTGCGTCCCCGGGAGGTGATTTTTAACGCCTCCTgaggggccaacggctggagatgctcttaaaCGCCAGGCCATGAGTAAGCCCCTTTCAAGCCCCTGCCCCTCCCCCGATGTATTTGTTGCCCTCGCGTGTAGTCTCCGGAATTCACGAGTTAGCTTTCACCTTCGGTGTGTCCTTTTTATCTTCTTTATCTTTTCTTACTCTTCTACTTCGTTGCGCTTGCCCAACATGAGAGGCCAGGGAACATTCGCTCCATATAGCATAAGATAGGAAGGCGAACGTTCATCCTTCACTTTCCCATATTCATCTGATGTAGCTGTCCCTCGGCTGGTCCCTCGTCACTTGTCGCCTTGTCGGTGTAACCATCAAGCTACTTGTTGACCTTTGTAGGTTCTTTTTCCATTCTGTTTTCTGAAATGATCTTTGTAGGGTTGTTACAGCATGCATGTGAGTTTTCTACTGAACAAAGAGGCTACGTGCCAAACATTGACTAGACTAAGACTAGACATGTTTGGGAGTATCTGATGGAGCATGTGGCATGTCTTTCCATCTGGAGTACACATCCTTTTCTCCCgcaagaaaagaaaaaaagcaACGTTTCTATTTATCCCGAAAATAATACTCCTGTACTAATAATAAACTCAGTGTCTTCATGCAAGAAATTGAAACGTGAAGCAAATCAGTACAGCTCACGAATTATTCGGTGTAATGATTGCAGCGATTAATTACCTGACAGTGCAACCATGTCGGTTACACTGAGCCCTTTCCTGGAGAAGTTGCCGACGAGATCAGTGAGGTCGGAGGTTGGCGGAGGGAGGTCCCTGTTTGCCTTCGAGAGGCTCACGCTGGTGGAGTCCCTTCTCCCCAACGGAACCGTATATGAAGGCCCTCCTAGCTGCGAAATGAAATCAATACTTAGAATTCGGGCATCCATCTAAAGTTTAACCAGGAGTGTCTCAACCGGCCGGCTAGGCTAGCATATAGGAGTATTTCGTACGGCGACGATGGAGTCTCGGGCAGCGACGGCGAGGATGTCGGCACAAGAGACGGTCTGTGCACAGACGGCCTCGACATGCGCCTTGATCCTGTCGATGACGTCGAGTCCCCTGAGGCCTTGTTTGGTGGAGGAGGTTTGGGGAGGTTTGGAGGGGAATATCTTCGCAGGGTTCAAAATCCTCAGAAATTCTTGTCAGCCCATTTGACATGTAGGGATTGAGAAAACCAATCCTCTCCATTCCCCACGAATCCCCCTCAATCCATGTGGTACAGAAAACCCCTCAGACCTTGTTTGGTGGAGGAGGTTTGGAGGGGAATATCCTCGCAGGGTTCAAAATCCCCAGAAATCCTTGTCAGCCCATTTGGCACGTAGGGATTGGGCAGGCCAATCCTCTCCGATCCCCACGAATCCCCCTCAATCCATGTGGTACAGAAAACCCCTCAGACCTTGTTTGGTGGAGGAGGTTTGGGGAGGTTTGGAGGGGAATATCCTCGCAGGGTTCAAAATCCCCAGAAATCCTTGTCAGCCCATTTGGCACGTAGGGATTGAGCAGGCCAATCCTCTCCGATCCCCACGAATCCCCCTCAATCCATGTGGTACAGAAAACCCCCCAAGGCACCCAGGGAACTGAACGCTTGCTATGCTGCTTCTGTTGTAGGAGGTTTAACCTAATAGAGGGGTTTATGAGGGGGAGGAATTAGTGGGGAATTGAGGGGATTGAGTGGAAGAGAGGGATTAACCAAATCCTCTCAGGTCCCCCTCCACCCCGGGGCTGTAAAACCTCCCCTATCAAACGAGGCCTCAAGGCACTCATGAAACTGGACGCTTGCTTTGCTGCTGCTGTTGTAGGAGGTTTAACCAAATAGAGGGGTTTATGAGGGAGGAGGGATTAGTGGGGAATTGAGAGGATTGGGTGAAAGAGAGGGATTAACCAAATTTCCTCAGACCCCCCTTCACTCCGGGGCTGCAAAACCTCCCCTATCAAATGAGACCTGATGGAGTTGACCTTGGGGAACACGGTCTGCTCACCAGTGAAGTTGGCGGTGTCGGCAAGCAGCACCGACGCGTTGCATCCCTGTAATCTAATCAACATGATACCATCAGTATGGATGTTACAAAATAGATGCACGTCACATTCACACCAGTATGGATCCCATCCAGCTGCAACCTAGACGGTGCTACAAGTCATGTACTGGTTTGAACATGTTACTATGCAGAAGTAATTACTACTAGTATACATGCAAGTGTGCAACTCACGTAACATCTGCAAGAGATAAGATTCTGAATCACTAAATAGCTAGGGTTACGGGCAGAAGGTGCAATATCAGGTGCACGCATTGACGCATCATGAGCGAGGGGAGAGGTGACTTGCTTGGACAAAGTAGTCGTGGAAGTGAAGCCTCAGCAGGGAGGGCCCATGCGGGGCTCCTTGCTCACCGCCGCCGTCACGCCGCTCTTGATCGTCGCCAATGCGCTCGGGCAGGATGCATCATAGAATGTTACCGACagctgtgccgacgccgccgcgGCCAGGCCAAGAAGCAggtgtcgtggatctaagactgacattagaatgggggtaggtatgaggaggcaagatcttagctatggagtagttgtacacacgagttttacgagttcaggcccttctcggaggaagtaacagccctacgtctcggtgccctgaggcggtcgactggattatacgtgtgtgcgtgtttacaaaagtgcgaaaccttgtcccagaggagggggtggcttatatagagtgcgccaggaccccagctcccctccgttacacagggttcaatgttcataaaggtggggcgttactggtaacgtctacaaTAAAGTGTTATAAATGCCCATAATGATATGGTTCAAGTCgcgaccgttgcagagtggagagCTTCTCGTCTTCTGGTGGttgagtgtcttcaaggtggtcgagtgtcttcaaggaagtcgagtgagcacatcttcatggtTGAGTGGATGATattttctcttcgactgcttctgattctttgtaaagatgtcctcggggagggtatgctggacaggtccatgaccctaccctaggtacatagcttcatcattagcccccgaatggatcagggttcgaatgaggaaggggttgagaacacttccgacccactctttgtgctatgaatatgccttgtcctgaaacaatgagttgaggagacgacgtcgactcctttctcagtcgccttggtccattcttggttgttgtcgagtgaactttcatgGTTGAATTCCAAATGATGATGTAGAGGGTGTTTGCCTTCAGTCTGACAGGTTGTTCCGCTCTCTgcggatctcgcgggattcgaatATTGGGAAGCGCGCCAGACGGGAGGAAATGAGGTCATCGGGACGGATTACGTaagtctcctcgatccccgcgccacctttttctcCATGTACTACGCACGatgttgcgggatttgtttagataGCTTGGGTCCACTAGTCAGCCACTCGGCAGAAGGTCTTATAAAAGGTCTCGGGCCAGGCCTCTGCTCCGCACGCCACcattctctcttctctttctcccgATCTCTCCGCCACTCTCGCTTCCGCCTCGTCGCCGGACCTCCGCTCGAGCTCGATCTGCCACCATGGGGAAGGATAAGACGGCGGTGCTAgaacgcgcgaagaaggcgaacgcgaaggcgaagggcaagcggaccagccggggcggatcctcgtcaaggtccggcctgccggcgggctggatccagggcgactggatccgctcagcaatcacgcaggacgacctcaatgacctggtggaggggggattgatcccccacaagtcggctcAGCTCCCGGGGGACAAAACTGAGCCGCAACCTAGAGAGGGTGAGTGTGTCCTCTTAGCAACCCACGTAGATCACGGATTCTcgctgcctccccaccctttcttccggggttttttgaacttctttggggctcagctccaccatttcactccgaacaccatagtctatctggccactttcgtgtccatgtgtgaaaacttcttgggctgtcgaccgcactgggggcttttcaaacacatcttcacttgccattcccagtcggtcaaaaaggccaagtcgagtgacgagaggacgtgggtgatccagatgtgcggtggtctggggatccagatgaggagaAAGAGTACTTTCACAGCGatgatccttcctgactcggcccggggctggcagtcgacttggttttactgcaaggatcagccaacc of Triticum urartu cultivar G1812 unplaced genomic scaffold, Tu2.1 TuUngrouped_contig_6724, whole genome shotgun sequence contains these proteins:
- the LOC125531016 gene encoding peroxidase 2-like; its protein translation is MSVLDPRHLLLGLAAAASAQLSVTFYDASCPSALATIKSGVTAAGCNASVLLADTANFTGEQTVFPKVNSIRGLDVIDRIKAHVEAVCAQTVSCADILAVAARDSIVALGGPSYTVPLGRRDSTSVSLSKANRDLPPPTSDLTDLVGNFSRKGLSVTDMVALSGN